The following is a genomic window from Rhodothermales bacterium.
ACATCTTGTCCCTATCGCTTGATGCCCCCCAGCGCGTCGTTGGTACATGGCAATGGGTAGAAGGACGAAACGATGCGTGTCAGTCGAATACGAAGTATCCTCTGAGCGAACCGCCGCGCTTGATTGTCACGGTTGACAGCGTCGTAAGGATTGGTTTTTCTTCCGAAAGCAGTCGTGAGGCTTATCCGTTGTCTATCCGGACGTCAACCATCGATTCTTTGCGGCACTTTCTGTTTTTCGATAGAAACATTGTGCTCTTAACTCCAGGCGATACGCTGCTTGTCGATGATCGCTATCTGGATGGCGGACAAGGATTATTCGTACGAAAATGAGGTAAGCGCTACCTCCCCAACACCGCGAACCCGAATCCATCCAATGCCAGGCGGCCGGTGTCGTTTACAGTTTCCCCGAACAGCGGGTGGTAGCCGGCGGCATCCACCTCCTCCAGGGAAAACGACTTCGCCTCGTCCGACAGGTTGAATACGGCCACGATGCGTTCTTCATCGAGGGAGCGGGAGAAGGCGTAGACCGTCGAGTCGGGGTGGGGGATGGTTGCGTAATCCCCAAACATCAGCGGTTGGTGGCGTTTGCGCAGTGCGATGAGGGCGCGGTAGAAGTGCCAGGTGGAGCCGGGCTCGTTTTTCTGGGCGGATAACGCGAGGCGTTCGATCTCCGGGGTGTTGAAGTAGGAGACGTCCCACCAGGGGCCCGTGTCCTTTGCGAAGGCCGCGATGCCGGCGTCTTCCGGGTTGGGCGTCCAGGGGAAGGCGTCGCGGACGGGGATGTGGTTGCCGTCGTGGCCCCACTCGCCGACGAGTCCCGGGAGGCCGAGCTCCTGGCCGTAATAAATCGAAGGGATGCCGGGGAGGAGTAGGTTCAGCGCGCCGGCGGCCCGGACCCTCCCCCGATCCCCCTCCATGGCGCTGGCCCACCGCTCCATGTCGTGGTTTTCGATGAAGTTGAGGAAATACCGGTCCTTCGGAATGCGGCGCATCGTTTCCTCGACGGCGGCTTTGATCTTCGTGGCGTTGAGTTCATCGCGGTCGGCCGGGTCGATGCGGCCGCCCATGTAGATCGTCGGAGCCCCGGAGATGGCGAAACGGATCGGGAAGCCGAAGCTGGCCGTGGCGCCGGTCTGGGCCATCATTTCTTCCCCGAATTCCAGCCAGTTAGACTGCTCACCGACGATGAACAGGTCCGGATTGATGGTGTAGACGTGGTCCAGGACGGGTTTCCAGACGTTGGCGTACATGCTCGTGAAAATGCCCTTGTAGTCCAGGTCGTCCATGATGTGATCGAGCCGGAATCCGTCGACGCCGTCGTCGAAGAGGCCGTCGCCGTTGGGGTCGACCCAGTGGGCGTAGAAGTCTTTCAGCCAGGAGCGGATTTCGGGGGCGTTCAGGTTGAGGAAGACGATGTTGAAGCGGACGTCCGGCCAGGCCTGGAGCGTCAGGAGCGAGTCGTCGGGGCCGGCGAACATCTGGGCAGGGCGTTCATTCCGGTCGTCGGCGTAGTAGATGTAGTTGGTGAAGGGCGAGGAGGGATTTTTGTACGAGTCGTCGAACCAGGGGTGCCCGTTGGCGGCGTACTGCGTCTC
Proteins encoded in this region:
- a CDS encoding alpha-amylase family glycosyl hydrolase, translated to LMRHPLFFLAILLAGCAPAGPNLPIDEPGWHDEVIYHVSQRSFYDSNGDRHGDLNGFVEKLPYLKELGVTAILFMPLYQSNLYHNYFPTDYTAIDPEYGTMEEYLDFVRAVHAHGLKFIMDMETQYAANGHPWFDDSYKNPSSPFTNYIYYADDRNERPAQMFAGPDDSLLTLQAWPDVRFNIVFLNLNAPEIRSWLKDFYAHWVDPNGDGLFDDGVDGFRLDHIMDDLDYKGIFTSMYANVWKPVLDHVYTINPDLFIVGEQSNWLEFGEEMMAQTGATASFGFPIRFAISGAPTIYMGGRIDPADRDELNATKIKAAVEETMRRIPKDRYFLNFIENHDMERWASAMEGDRGRVRAAGALNLLLPGIPSIYYGQELGLPGLVGEWGHDGNHIPVRDAFPWTPNPEDAGIAAFAKDTGPWWDVSYFNTPEIERLALSAQKNEPGSTWHFYRALIALRKRHQPLMFGDYATIPHPDSTVYAFSRSLDEERIVAVFNLSDEAKSFSLEEVDAAGYHPLFGETVNDTGRLALDGFGFAVLGR